The following DNA comes from Bacillaceae bacterium S4-13-56.
AGTCATCGACAAGTCCAAATTCTATGGTCTATGTGAAGAGCTTGGAGTAGATTATCCTAAATTTATGACCATAAAGGAAGAAAAGGCAGAGGATATAGACCTTCCTTTTCAATTTCCTGTTATTATCAAACCTACTAGTCGTGTGCAATGGGAAATGGTTAAATTTGAAGGGAAGAAAAAAGTTTTTACTGCACAGGATCGTAACGAATTTAATTATATTATTACCATAATTAGAAATGCAGGCTATTTGGAAGAATTAATCATTCAGGAATTCATTCCTGGAGATGATACAGCCATGCACATCTTAACTCTTTACACGGACCAAAAAGGAAACACTAAGATGGCTTCTTTTGGACAAACCCTTATCGAGGACCATACCCCTGGTGGAATTGGAAATCCTGTGGCCATTCTTACTTTCCGCAATGATGAGGTTGTGGAGCAGGCTAAAAAGATTGTGAATCATGCTGGATATACAGGATTTTCAAATTTTGATTTAAAATATGACGAACGAGATGGGAAATATAAGTTTTTTGAATTAAATCCTCGTCTCGGAAGAAGTAATTATTATGTAACCGTAGGAAAAAACAATCCAGTTAGATATTATGTCAATGAGTATGTCGACCAGAAGGAAATGGATTATACAGTTTCTGACCATGAGGCCATATATACCATTGTTCCTAAACGCTTATTATTAAAATCCATTAAATCCGTTCAGTTAAGGAATAAAATCAAATCCTTGTACCGACAAGGACAAGCTAAAAATCCTATGTATTATTTCTCAGTAGAAAAAAATTTGAAAAGAATCTTTTATGTGACAGTCGCAACGTTCAATTACTACAGAAAGTTTAAAAAGTATCCGCCATTGTAAAATAGTTAAAAAGCCACCATTAAGGTGGTTTTTTATTATATCAAAATATCTTAATTTGCTGATAAACCGCTTACAAGTAATAGTTCACCTTATTGTCACACTTCTTAATATTAATAAGTGAGGAAAATCACTTGTTTCGTTGTCTGGTTTTGTTATTTTAAAATAGTGTAAAAAGCATCTTGATCAAAATATTGAGAGAAAAAGGAGGAAGAAAAATGAGTATGTTTTGTTATCAATGTCAGGAAACTTCCAAAGAAACAGGTTGTACCATTGTCGGAGTTTGTGGAAAAAAAGATGACCTAGCGAATATGCAGGATTTATTAATTTATACTGTAAAGGGGTTAGCAATTATAAATTCGAGTGCTCGCCAATATGGTTTGAATAAGAAAGAGGTTAGTTCTTTTATCGTTTCAAGTTTATTTATGACTATTACAAATGCAAACTGGAGTAAACGTAACTTCTTTCAACAAGTCCGACAAGGGCTAAGTTTAAGAGATGATATAATGAATTCCCTGGAAGAAGCAGGTCACCCAATTTTAAATCAAAATGATTACATAAAGTGGGCCGGGAAGTCTGATTTTGAACTAGAGGTTAAATCAGCAAGTCAAGAAGTAAGTATTTTAGCAACAAAAGACGAAGATATTCGTTCATTAAAAGAACTTATTACCTATGGTCTAAAAGGGATGGCGGCATATTTAGAGCATGCAGGACATCTAGGATATGAAGGCGAGGAACTTAACGAGTTTATGGAGCGCGCTCTTGCTCAAATAACAAATGATGAGGCAACAATGGAAGAATTAATAGCATTAGCTATGGAATGTGGAAAATATGGAGTATCTGCCATGGAGTTGCTAGATCAAGCCAATACGTCTACCTATGGAAATCCTGAAATATCTAAGGTGAATATTGGAGTAAGGAATAATCCTGGTATTTTAATCAGCGGACATGATTTAAAAGATTTAGAACAACTTTTAGAACAATCAGAAGGTAAGGGTGTAGATATTTATACACATAGCGAAATGCTCCCTGCTCATTATTATCCTGCATTTAAAAAGTATAGTCACTTTGTAGGAAACTATGGAAATGCATGGTGGCAACAAAATCGAGAGTTTGATAGTTTTAATGGACCTATCTTAATGACAACTAACTGTATCGTACCTCCAAAAGCATCCTATATGGAACGCATGTATACGACAGGTGTTACTGCGGTTGATGGAGTTACTCACATCGAGAAAAAAGAAGATGGCGCAAAGGATTTCTCAAAGATAATAGAGCACGCTCTTACTTGTGAACCACCTACCGAAATAGAAACGGGTGAGATTGTAGGAGGATTTGCTCATCATCAAGTTTCTCAACTAGCTGATCAAGTCGTAGATGCAGTTAAAAACGGAGATATTAAGAGATTCTTTGTCATGGCTGGATGTGATGGAAGACATAAGTCAAGGACTTATTACAAAGAGTTTGCTGAAGAACTTCCTACAGATACTGTTATTTTGACTGCGGGTTGTGCAAAATATCGTTACAACAAACTAGAATTAGGAGATATAAATGGAATTCCTCGTGTTCTTGACGCCGGACAATGCAATGACTCATATTCATTGGTTATGATTGCCTTGAAACTAAAAGAAGCCTTTGGATTAGAAAGTGTGAATGAGTTACCTTTATCATACAATATCGCTTGGTACGAACAAAAAGCAGTGATTGTCTTTTTATCATTACTCCACCTCGGAATTAAAAATATTCATGTTGGACCAACATTACCGGCCTTCTTGTCTCCAAATGTCACTAAATTCTTAGTAGAAAACTTTGGAATAGGCGGAATTAGTAGTGTAGAAGAAGATATGGACATGTTTATGAACGTAAACTAATTAATTAATTAATTAATCGAAGAGACTGGATCAATCGTCCAGCCTTTAAAAAAGACTACACTCATTCAACTAAGCAATGGATTTTCTGCTCTCTATCTCTGTAAGATTCCCTTTCCTCCTCTCAAATTCTTGAAAAAGTTCTTGAGAGGAGAGTTCGTCATTTTGTTGGATCCCTACGAAAGTAGAAAGCTGACCAACCCAAAAACTTGTAGTTTACCAAAGAAAATGAATTAAAAAAAAATGGCAACAGGCAGGGTCCAACTTATCAAATAACAGGCAGCGTCGTTAAATTAATACATCGCGTTCCATCGCTTTAAAATTGTGTAGCTGTAGTTTATATCAAAACTACCTCAGTAAAGATTCAACGTCTTTCAGTTCTAGTGAGTAAGCCAACCAATTAAGAATTTAAAAAAACTACTTTGATAGGGGATGGATTTATCATTCTCTTCTTTCTCTCAAAATTAAGAAGATTTTCTTAAAAAATTCACTTATGCTAGGGCCTTATCATGTTCATTCCTTATACAACATGATAAGGTCTTTTTCTAACTATTGATCATTTCCTGGGTAAGCGCAACTTTAGACATAGTAAAATATAACCTTGTCGTAATAGCTGTATTTTTGTATCTTAATATTGTAGGAAAAAAATAGAAATTGTCGAAGTTACGAGATTGCTAGAATGGTAGTAATTGAACATGAGGTGAAGGTCTTGAAAATAAATAAATGGTTATTACCGATTATCCCATTGTTGATTGCTTTCTTTTTCTTTGGGACAACCGCTATAGGAGACAGCAGGGAAGAAGCGGCTAGTATGAGTACAATGGGAACTTCTAATCATAGTGGAAAAGATTTTAACAAAAATAAATTTACAGCAAACGTTCAAAATAGTATTAAATTTTTAAAAGAAAAAAAAGCACAAAAATTAAAAGAGGAAGAAGAACGTTTCCGTATAGAGCAGGATCGACTAGAGAAAGAAAAGATAGAACAAGAGAAGAACCAGGAAGAGGAGCAAAAACGTTTTGAAGAAGAGAAAAGGGCTGCTAACCTCAAAGTTGAAGAAAAAAGAAAAAATCAGGAAACTGATGATCAAACAAAATCTGAAGCGGTTCAAGAGAAGAAACAAACAACAACATCTAAGGATTATTTGAATTACCCAGGTTTTAGTTTCTATGAAAGTGAAATTGTGAAATATACAAATATCGAACGAGCTAATAATGGGTTGTCAGAATTAAAGATAGATACTAAATTAAGTGAAATTGCTTGGTATAAATCGAGGGATATGCATGAATTTGATTATTTTGATCACCACAGTCCAACATACGGTTCGCCATCTGAGATGATGAAAAGCTTTGGAATTTCTTATAAAGCTGCTGCTGAGAATATAGCATTAGGCTACGATAATGCTCAAGATGTAGTTACAGCATGGATGAATAGTGAGGGACATAGAAGAAACATATTAAATCCGATCTACACCCATATTGGTGTTGGTAATGTTCCAGAAGCCTATTTATCTACACAAATATTTATAAAAAAATAATAGGAGAAATTAGAGTTCTCCTAGAAGATGTGACCTTTTCCACAGAATATATTTTGTACATATGATATCCTAAAATAAAATAAAGTTCCTGAGTCATAAACAAAGATGGAGGGTATTATAAATGAGCTGTACATGTACAAATGATCTTACAGAAGGTGTGCAAGTTGTTGATCACGTGAAAAGTAAAGGAAAAGATAAATTAAGACCTAGAGTTATGCACGAGATTCAATGTGATTGTGGCGAAACATTTCACTTGCAAACAGTTATAATGAATTGTCCAAAGTGTGAGATGACTTATGCAGTAACTCCATGTGGTTCTGCGGATATTGAAAACGTAAAACAAGCAGGAATAAAATACGCTTAATTCGTAATTGGTTTTAAAGTAAAACTCATAATAAAAGCACAAGCGCCCTTCGAAACAAAAAAATCGCTAGTATCTTCGAAGTAGCTTTCCTTCGAGCTATTACTCGGGGCAAAAACTTCGAAGATCACTTGATGAAGGTTTTTCGCTGGAGTTAGACAAAATTTACGCTTATCTTGTAAACAGGTGGATTCCAATCCACCTGTTTTTTGTTTACAATAGTTAATAAGATAATATATAGTTACTTTTTTACAATTATAAATTTGACCAATTTCTTAAAGATATAATAGATTATATTAAACAGTGAGGAGAGAATTTATGTCTAAAAATAAGGCGGCTTTTTTTGATATTGACGGTACATTTTATCGTGATTCGTTATTGATTGAACATTTCAAAAGACTTATAAAGTATGAAATCATCTCACCATCCGTTTGGCATGAAAAGGTCAAACATACTTTCCAGGATTGGGATAAACGTCAAGGGAATTATGATGCTTATCTACTTGATGTAAGCATGGTCTACGTTGAACATTTGACGAATATAGCTAAAGAAGATATTGAATTTATTGCAAAGCAAGTGATTCGTCTTAAAGCTGATCGAGTGTATAAGTACACAAGGCAACAGATTCAATGGCACCTAGAAAGTAATCATAAGGTGATATTCATATCAGGTAGTCCTGATTTTTTAGTGTCTAAAATGGCCGAAAAATATAACGCTACTGACTACTGTGGTTCAACGTATTATATAGATGAGGATGGGTTTTTTACAGGTAAAATTCAACCGATGTGGGACTCTGTTAACAAGGAAAAAACCATAAAAGAAATGGTAGAAAAGCATAATATCGACTTAACTCAAAGTTATGCTTATGGAGATACTAATGGGGATTTAGCCATGTTAAAACATGTAGGGAATCCAGTTGCTATTAATCCTGCAAAAGAATTATTAACGGCAATTTCAGAGGACCAAGATCTTAACAAAAAAACTAAAATTGTAATCGAAAGAAAAGATGTAATATACACGGTGGATCCTAAATCAAAGACTGTAACATTCAACTAAAGTAGAGTTTAACCAGGAGGTTACCAAGTGGAAAGTCACAACAAGTATAGTAGAGAATGTGCAGCACTTTTAGATAAAGAAGACCCAATTAAGCAACTACAGAGATGAATTTTACATTAAAAAGGAACGTATTTATTTAAATGGACACTCATTAGGATTGTTATCAAAAAGAGCGGAACAGTCTGTTTTTGATATTATGGCTTCCTGGAAGGAACTTGCCATTGATGGATGGACAGAAGGAGAGTATCCATGGTTTTATTTATCAGAAACACTTGGAGGACAGATGGCTTCTCTAGTAGGAGGAAATGAAAATGAGGTTATTGCACTGGTTCTACCACATCTAACCTTCATCAACTCATCGCAACATTTTATGAGCCAAAGGGAAATAGAACAAAAATATTAGCAGATGAAATTACTTTCCCTAGTGACATTTATGCGTTGAAGAGTCAATGATACTCATTTGGAAGACGGAAATGATAGATATGAAAGTAATATTATGATTATACACAATGGTAATGAAGGTCAAAAGTCAGCCCAATCTTGGTGGGCAATAAATTTCTTTGATACTATGAACTGGTAAAATTTAGGCAGTGATTACCTAAGCGCTTAGCCGTTAGGTATATTATCTAAATCTTGTTTGAGAGCTTTTACTGAATTAAAGTTTTTATTTGATGTAAAAAATTTATTGTTTTGCGGATCATCTTTATCATTTATAACACCCGAAACAATTTTTAGATTCTTAGAAATGCTAATTTCAGCATCATGTGTTTGTTCTCCATCATTAAATAAAGCATATCCATTGTAAAAGCCACTACCGTAATCTTTTTTTAAACTAATTTTATCAAATGTAATTGTTCCTTCTAACTCCTCGGTGTGTATCTTTAACTCTCCATTTTTTAATTTTCCTGATTCAAACGTTAAATCATTTACCTCGATTTTACCCTCTTTAATCCACGTTCGATCATTGTTATAAAATAAAGTATCTAAGGTTTTTTCTTCGAACCTATTTGTGTTTGAACTCGGAGAGTCTGCGAAAGAGGTTACTGGTAAAAGAAGAGATACCAATAACAAAGTTATGAGACTATTCAACAAAAATTTCTTCATAAAAACTTCATCTCCCTTAATTTTGTTTATAAAATAGATTACCTTTTAGGTAATTTATTTATTGTATAATTGGTTAAAGGGAGGGATTATTTTGAAAAAGAGTATAATTTTAACTTTAATTACTGTTGTATTTTTATTGATTGCACTTGCTTTTGTCTTTATTCAAAATTCATCAGTTAGCAAAGCATTAAACACTCAAGGGTCAATTCTTGAAGAAATTACTATTGATGACGATACAAGGTTAGTACTTTATGAGGAAAATGATTATATAAAAGTAAAAGGCTTTGAAAAGAGTATCTATGGC
Coding sequences within:
- a CDS encoding ATP-grasp domain-containing protein, which produces MEQNQTLANQKFIPIILGASIGVYSTARSFYEAYGTISITISRALIGPINHSVIVHSVIEPDMEEEMSLVSCLKEINKAYPGIPKIVIGSDDWQVEMVVSIRGQLQEEEWIIPYTTQDVLHRVIDKSKFYGLCEELGVDYPKFMTIKEEKAEDIDLPFQFPVIIKPTSRVQWEMVKFEGKKKVFTAQDRNEFNYIITIIRNAGYLEELIIQEFIPGDDTAMHILTLYTDQKGNTKMASFGQTLIEDHTPGGIGNPVAILTFRNDEVVEQAKKIVNHAGYTGFSNFDLKYDERDGKYKFFELNPRLGRSNYYVTVGKNNPVRYYVNEYVDQKEMDYTVSDHEAIYTIVPKRLLLKSIKSVQLRNKIKSLYRQGQAKNPMYYFSVEKNLKRIFYVTVATFNYYRKFKKYPPL
- the hcp gene encoding hydroxylamine reductase, which encodes MFCYQCQETSKETGCTIVGVCGKKDDLANMQDLLIYTVKGLAIINSSARQYGLNKKEVSSFIVSSLFMTITNANWSKRNFFQQVRQGLSLRDDIMNSLEEAGHPILNQNDYIKWAGKSDFELEVKSASQEVSILATKDEDIRSLKELITYGLKGMAAYLEHAGHLGYEGEELNEFMERALAQITNDEATMEELIALAMECGKYGVSAMELLDQANTSTYGNPEISKVNIGVRNNPGILISGHDLKDLEQLLEQSEGKGVDIYTHSEMLPAHYYPAFKKYSHFVGNYGNAWWQQNREFDSFNGPILMTTNCIVPPKASYMERMYTTGVTAVDGVTHIEKKEDGAKDFSKIIEHALTCEPPTEIETGEIVGGFAHHQVSQLADQVVDAVKNGDIKRFFVMAGCDGRHKSRTYYKEFAEELPTDTVILTAGCAKYRYNKLELGDINGIPRVLDAGQCNDSYSLVMIALKLKEAFGLESVNELPLSYNIAWYEQKAVIVFLSLLHLGIKNIHVGPTLPAFLSPNVTKFLVENFGIGGISSVEEDMDMFMNVN
- a CDS encoding CAP domain-containing protein produces the protein MKINKWLLPIIPLLIAFFFFGTTAIGDSREEAASMSTMGTSNHSGKDFNKNKFTANVQNSIKFLKEKKAQKLKEEEERFRIEQDRLEKEKIEQEKNQEEEQKRFEEEKRAANLKVEEKRKNQETDDQTKSEAVQEKKQTTTSKDYLNYPGFSFYESEIVKYTNIERANNGLSELKIDTKLSEIAWYKSRDMHEFDYFDHHSPTYGSPSEMMKSFGISYKAAAENIALGYDNAQDVVTAWMNSEGHRRNILNPIYTHIGVGNVPEAYLSTQIFIKK
- a CDS encoding HAD-IB family hydrolase; translated protein: MSKNKAAFFDIDGTFYRDSLLIEHFKRLIKYEIISPSVWHEKVKHTFQDWDKRQGNYDAYLLDVSMVYVEHLTNIAKEDIEFIAKQVIRLKADRVYKYTRQQIQWHLESNHKVIFISGSPDFLVSKMAEKYNATDYCGSTYYIDEDGFFTGKIQPMWDSVNKEKTIKEMVEKHNIDLTQSYAYGDTNGDLAMLKHVGNPVAINPAKELLTAISEDQDLNKKTKIVIERKDVIYTVDPKSKTVTFN